Proteins encoded in a region of the Triticum dicoccoides isolate Atlit2015 ecotype Zavitan chromosome 3A, WEW_v2.0, whole genome shotgun sequence genome:
- the LOC119267175 gene encoding transcription factor bHLH51-like: MLGLMAAPCQSPQGGNELYDDCDPTVYGGRVLLPRQASSAPPAGPPELSTTSSSTGSGRTATEARALKVHSEAERRRRVRINAHLTALRRMIPDTKQMDKAALLARVVDQVRHLKRRASEAAQAQQMPAVPPEADEVSVEFCCTGDTDDDNRRLYMKASVSCDDRPDLVAGFIQALHGLRLRTVRAEVTSLGGRVRHVFTLCKEEEEEGSAAAGRAGLNSLKEAVRHALSKVASPELVCGGSPFQFQSKRQRILESHYSIMSI, encoded by the exons ATGCTTGGCTTGATGGCAGCTCCATGCCAATCTCCCCAAGGAGGAAATGAGCTCTACGATGACTGTGATCCTACGGTGTACGGAGGCCGGGTCCTGCTGCCCCGGCAGGCCAGCTCGGCGCCACCGGCTGGGCCGCCGGAGCTGTCGACGACGTCCTCGTCGACGGGGTCGGGGAGGACCGCGACGGAGGCAAGGGCACTGAAGGTCCACAGTGAGGCCGAGCGCCGGCGTCGGGTGAGGATCAACGCTCATCTCACGGCGCTCAGGAGGATGATCCCTGATACCAAGCAG ATGGACAAGGCCGCCTTGCTAGCCAGGGTGGTGGACCAAGTGAGGCACCTCAAGAGGAGAGCAAGCGAGGCCGCACAGGCACAGCAAATGCCGGCCGTCCCGCCGGAGGCCGACGAGGTCTCCGTGGAATTCTGCTGCACCGGGGACACCGACGACGACAATAGACGCCTGTACATGAAGGCGTCTGTCAGCTGCGACGATCGGCCGGACCTCGTCGCCGGTTTCATCCaggcgctccatggcctgaggtTGAGGACGGTGAGAGCGGAGGTGACCTCCCTAGGTGGAAGGGTGCGGCATGTCTTCACACTctgcaaggaggaggaggaggaaggcagtGCAGCAGCAGGTCGTGCTGGACTGAATTCTCTGAAGGAGGCTGTGAGGCATGCTCTGTCCAAGGTTGCTTCACCAGAGCTGGTGTGTGGCGGCAGTCCGTTCCAGTTCCAGAGCAAGAGGCAGAGGATTCTTGAGTCGCATTACTCAATCATGTCCATATAG
- the LOC119267174 gene encoding histone H2B.2-like, which translates to MAPKAAEKKPVATAEKATAGKKPKAEKRAPASKEAGGEGKTRGRKKGSKAKKGVETYKIYIFKVLKQVHPDVGISSKAMSIMNSFINDIFEKLAGESAKLARYNKKPTITSREIQTSVRLVLPGELAKHAVSEGTKAVTKFTSS; encoded by the coding sequence ATGGCACCCAAGGCGGCGGAGAAGAAGCCGGTGGCCACGGCCGAGAAGGCGACGGCGGGGAAGAAGCCCAAGGCGGAGAAGCGGGCGCCGGCGTCcaaggaggccggcggcgaggggaAGACGAGGGGCAGGAAGAAGGGCAGCAAGGCCAAGAAGGGCGTGGAGACGTACAAGATCTACATCTtcaaggtgctgaagcaggtgcacCCGGACGTCGGCATCTCCTCCAAGGCCATGTCcatcatgaactccttcatcaacgACATCTTCGAGAAGCTCGCCGGCGAGTCCGCCAAGCTGGCCCGCTACAACAAGAAGCCCACCATCACGTCCCGGGAGATCCAGACCTCCGTCCGCCTCGTCCTCCCCGGGGAGCTCGCCAAGCACGCCGTCTCCGAGGGCACCAAGGCCGTCACCAAGTTCACCTCATCCTAG